In Actinomycetota bacterium, the following are encoded in one genomic region:
- a CDS encoding cation transporter produces MTGAHDHGVRRQGGHQHAGAGAGRPGYRGRLAVALALGVFVLLVEIVGAAVTGSLALFADAGHVLTDVVGVGLALAAVSYATRPPSSRRTFGTLRAEVLAAAFNALLLLGVAGYVLVESVRRWDEPDAISGTALALFAGIGLLANAIGLLVLRKGAGDSLNVRGAYLEVLGDLLGSVAALSAGIVIAVTGWELADVVASLVIAGLMVPRTVLLLRDSLHVLMEGTPRGIDLAEVRRHLREVPGVLDVHDLHAWTITSGVPVLSAHVVVADEVLHSGGAGPLLDRLCGCVGDHFDVAHSTFQLEPAEHAGHEDPTHE; encoded by the coding sequence ATGACGGGCGCACACGACCACGGCGTACGGCGGCAGGGCGGGCATCAGCACGCCGGTGCTGGTGCCGGCCGGCCGGGGTACCGCGGGCGGTTGGCGGTGGCACTCGCCCTGGGCGTGTTCGTCCTGCTGGTCGAGATCGTCGGCGCCGCGGTCACCGGGAGCCTGGCCCTGTTCGCCGACGCCGGTCACGTCCTCACCGACGTCGTCGGTGTCGGCCTGGCGCTGGCCGCGGTCAGTTATGCGACCCGACCGCCCTCCTCGCGCCGGACCTTCGGGACGCTGCGAGCCGAGGTGCTGGCGGCGGCGTTCAACGCGTTGCTGCTGCTGGGTGTCGCCGGGTACGTCCTGGTGGAGTCGGTACGGCGCTGGGACGAACCGGACGCGATCTCCGGGACTGCGTTGGCTCTCTTCGCCGGAATCGGCCTGCTGGCCAACGCCATCGGTCTGCTGGTGCTGCGCAAGGGGGCGGGCGACAGTCTCAACGTCCGGGGCGCGTACCTGGAGGTGCTCGGCGATCTGTTGGGCTCGGTCGCCGCGCTGTCGGCCGGCATCGTCATCGCCGTCACCGGCTGGGAGCTGGCCGATGTCGTGGCGTCCCTGGTGATCGCCGGCCTGATGGTGCCGCGCACCGTTCTGCTGCTGCGCGACAGCCTGCACGTGCTCATGGAGGGCACGCCGCGCGGGATCGACCTGGCCGAGGTGCGTCGACACCTGCGCGAGGTGCCGGGCGTTCTCGACGTCCACGACCTGCACGCGTGGACCATCACCAGTGGCGTGCCGGTGTTGTCCGCCCACGTGGTGGTGGCCGACGAGGTGCTGCACAGCGGCGGCGCAGGTCCGCTGCTGGACCGGTTGTGCGGCTGCGTGGGCGACCATTTCGACGTCGCCCATTCGACGTTCCAGCTCGAGCCGGCCGAACACGCCGGTCACGAGGACCCCACGCACGAGTAG
- a CDS encoding transcriptional repressor: protein MTEPPDSVPPVGLRTTRQRTAVVAALRDLAGFHSAQSLHAILRDRGESVGLTTVYRTLQALVDAHEIDVVLREDGEALYRRCSATHHHHLVCRCCGRTVEVEGPAVEQWTSQVAQRSGFTDVSHTLEIFGRCPACSG, encoded by the coding sequence ATGACCGAACCGCCGGATTCGGTTCCGCCGGTGGGCCTTCGCACCACGCGGCAACGCACCGCCGTCGTCGCCGCGCTGCGCGACCTGGCGGGATTCCATTCCGCCCAGTCGCTGCACGCGATCCTGCGGGATCGCGGCGAGTCCGTCGGCCTCACCACCGTCTACCGGACTCTGCAGGCCCTCGTGGACGCGCACGAGATCGACGTCGTGCTGCGCGAGGACGGCGAGGCGTTGTACCGGCGGTGCAGCGCCACGCACCATCACCACCTGGTCTGCCGGTGTTGCGGGCGCACCGTCGAAGTCGAAGGACCCGCGGTCGAGCAGTGGACCAGCCAGGTGGCCCAGCGCAGTGGTTTCACCGACGTCAGCCACACGCTGGAGATCTTCGGCCGCTGCCCGGCCTGCTCGGGCTGA
- a CDS encoding isoprenyl transferase has translation MPRRPPTPHPSGATPPAIPPALVPRHVAVVMDGNGRWAQQRGLPRTAGHEAGEASLLDCVHGAIELGVSWLSAYAFSTENWRRSPDEVRFLMGFNRDVIRRRRDEMNELGVRVRWAGRRPRLWKSVIDELLVAEELTAANRTLTLTMCVNYGGRAEIADAAAAIAREVAAGRIRPDKVDERLLGRYLDEPDMPDVDLFVRSSGEQRTSNFLLWQSAYAELVFLDTLWPEFDRRHLWHACEIFASRDRRYGGIVGAAP, from the coding sequence CTGCCTCGCCGCCCGCCCACGCCGCATCCCAGCGGAGCCACTCCGCCGGCGATCCCGCCGGCACTGGTCCCGCGGCACGTCGCGGTCGTCATGGACGGCAACGGGCGGTGGGCGCAACAACGGGGCCTGCCCCGCACTGCAGGCCATGAGGCAGGCGAAGCCAGCCTGCTCGACTGCGTGCACGGTGCGATCGAACTGGGCGTGTCGTGGTTGTCCGCCTATGCGTTCTCGACCGAGAACTGGCGGCGGTCGCCGGACGAGGTCCGATTCCTCATGGGCTTCAACCGTGACGTCATCCGCCGTCGCCGTGACGAGATGAACGAGCTCGGCGTCCGGGTGCGCTGGGCGGGTCGCCGGCCCCGGCTGTGGAAGTCCGTCATCGACGAACTCCTGGTCGCCGAAGAGCTGACCGCGGCGAACCGGACGCTGACGCTGACCATGTGTGTCAACTACGGCGGGCGCGCCGAGATCGCCGACGCTGCCGCGGCCATCGCCCGGGAGGTCGCCGCGGGGCGAATCCGCCCGGACAAGGTGGACGAACGGCTGCTCGGGCGCTACCTCGACGAACCGGACATGCCCGACGTCGACCTGTTCGTCCGGTCCTCCGGGGAGCAGCGCACCAGCAACTTCCTGCTCTGGCAGTCCGCCTACGCCGAACTGGTGTTCCTCGACACGTTGTGGCCCGAGTTCGACCGGCGGCACCTGTGGCACGCCTGCGAGATCTTCGCCTCGCGCGATCGCCGGTACGGCGGGATCGTCGGCGCGGCACCGTGA
- a CDS encoding ATP-binding cassette domain-containing protein — translation MSTAAVLLQDAAVVRGGSTVWSQGSLEIPAGSLVAVVGPNGSGKTTLLQVLLGLLPLSSGRVEVLGHPPSSGNPRIGYVPQNYASAAGDCVRCRDLVALGVHGTRWGLGRLSDDQRQAVDSALHSVGAASYAHRRMSQLSGGQQQRVAIAAALVSSPDLLLLDEPLANLDVRNQREVVDLLGQIGRTRQVTVLVVAHDLGPLLGALTGVVYLLDGHPHYAGMDAVADGGLLDHLYGARPRIVRTAQGDLFLPTEQR, via the coding sequence GTGTCCACTGCCGCCGTGCTGCTGCAAGACGCGGCAGTCGTGCGGGGGGGCAGCACGGTGTGGTCGCAGGGCTCCCTGGAGATTCCCGCCGGGTCGCTGGTCGCCGTCGTTGGCCCGAACGGTTCGGGCAAGACGACGCTGCTGCAGGTGCTGCTGGGCCTGCTCCCGCTGTCGTCGGGCCGGGTCGAGGTCCTCGGACATCCGCCGAGCAGCGGCAACCCCCGGATCGGCTACGTACCGCAGAACTACGCCTCAGCCGCCGGCGACTGCGTCCGCTGTCGCGATCTGGTCGCGCTCGGCGTCCACGGCACCCGCTGGGGGCTGGGCCGGCTCTCGGACGACCAGCGGCAGGCGGTCGACTCCGCGCTGCACTCGGTCGGCGCCGCGTCGTACGCCCACCGGCGTATGTCGCAACTGTCCGGCGGACAGCAGCAGCGCGTGGCAATTGCCGCCGCCCTGGTGAGCTCGCCCGACCTGCTGCTGCTGGACGAGCCCCTGGCCAACCTCGACGTCCGCAATCAGCGCGAGGTGGTCGACCTGCTCGGCCAGATCGGCCGCACCCGGCAGGTGACGGTGCTGGTCGTCGCGCACGATCTCGGCCCGCTGCTCGGCGCGCTGACCGGCGTGGTCTACCTGCTCGACGGGCACCCGCACTACGCCGGCATGGACGCGGTGGCCGACGGCGGACTGCTCGACCATCTCTACGGCGCGCGGCCCCGGATCGTCCGGACCGCTCAAGGCGACCTCTTCCTGCCCACGGAGCAACGGTGA
- a CDS encoding TIGR03943 family protein: protein MVAADVKRDVQGIVLVLVGGAVLRICWDDTYLSYVKESMRPWLLASGGLLVALGLLLIADVLRQSGRSEESAPEHGHRHRGGSRSAWLLLVPIVAIFVIAPPSLGAYTAARATTNVAAPASPKAPPLPATDPVPLLLADYAARAVWDAGLTLQGRTVQLVGFVTPDPAGGWWLTRLSLTCCAADATTVRVKAIGARDLPANTWVRVVGRWTPGGGTASDAAIPWVQPATVTEIRKPKNPYE, encoded by the coding sequence GTGGTGGCTGCTGACGTGAAGCGCGACGTGCAAGGCATCGTGCTGGTCCTGGTCGGCGGCGCAGTGCTGCGGATCTGCTGGGACGACACGTACCTGAGCTACGTGAAGGAGTCGATGCGCCCGTGGCTGTTGGCCAGCGGCGGCCTGCTCGTCGCCCTCGGCCTGCTGCTGATCGCCGATGTCCTGCGGCAGTCCGGCCGGTCCGAGGAGTCGGCGCCTGAGCACGGCCACCGTCATCGCGGCGGGTCGCGCAGCGCCTGGTTGCTGCTGGTGCCCATCGTCGCGATCTTCGTCATCGCGCCGCCGTCGCTGGGTGCCTACACCGCTGCCCGGGCCACCACCAACGTCGCTGCGCCGGCGAGTCCGAAGGCACCCCCGCTGCCGGCCACCGACCCGGTCCCGTTGCTGCTGGCGGACTATGCCGCTCGAGCGGTGTGGGACGCCGGGCTCACGCTGCAGGGCCGAACCGTGCAGTTGGTGGGTTTCGTGACGCCGGATCCTGCCGGGGGCTGGTGGCTGACACGATTGTCGCTGACCTGTTGCGCTGCCGACGCGACCACGGTGCGCGTCAAGGCGATCGGAGCGCGGGACCTGCCGGCCAACACCTGGGTGCGGGTCGTCGGGCGCTGGACGCCGGGTGGGGGCACCGCGAGCGACGCGGCGATCCCGTGGGTGCAGCCTGCCACGGTCACCGAGATCCGCAAACCGAAGAATCCGTACGAGTAG
- the recO gene encoding DNA repair protein RecO gives MPVYRDDAVVLRTQRLGEADRIITLLTRTHGRVRAVAKGVRRTSSRFGSRLEPFGHVDAQLYVGRSLDTVTQVESLTAFGATLAGDYPRWTAGTAMLETAERLTPEEREPATQQYLLLVGGLRALVSGQHAAGLVLDAYLLRSLAIAGWSPSFDRCARCGSAGPHRAFSLGSGGAVCADCRPPGSAAPAPDTLVLLGALLSGDWDVADASEHRHRREAGGLVAAYLQWHLERGLRSLPLVDRS, from the coding sequence GTGCCGGTCTACCGTGACGACGCCGTCGTGCTGCGCACCCAGCGGTTGGGTGAGGCCGACCGGATCATCACGCTGCTCACCAGAACTCACGGCCGGGTGCGGGCGGTGGCCAAGGGGGTACGCCGTACCTCGAGCCGCTTCGGCTCACGACTGGAACCGTTCGGCCATGTCGACGCGCAGTTGTACGTCGGGCGTTCGCTGGACACGGTGACGCAGGTCGAATCGCTCACCGCGTTCGGTGCCACGCTCGCCGGCGACTACCCGCGCTGGACGGCGGGCACGGCGATGCTGGAGACCGCCGAGCGGTTGACACCGGAAGAGCGGGAGCCGGCCACGCAGCAGTACCTGCTGCTCGTCGGTGGACTGCGGGCGCTGGTCAGCGGACAGCACGCGGCCGGGCTGGTGCTGGACGCTTACCTGTTGCGGTCCTTGGCAATCGCCGGCTGGTCGCCGTCGTTCGACCGGTGCGCGCGATGCGGTTCCGCCGGTCCGCACCGGGCGTTCTCGCTGGGTTCCGGCGGCGCGGTGTGCGCCGACTGCCGCCCGCCGGGGTCGGCCGCCCCCGCCCCGGACACCCTGGTTCTGCTCGGCGCGCTGTTGTCCGGTGACTGGGACGTCGCCGATGCCAGCGAGCACCGGCATCGGCGGGAGGCCGGTGGGCTGGTCGCGGCGTACCTGCAGTGGCACCTGGAGCGCGGCCTGCGCTCCCTGCCGCTGGTCGACCGCAGCTGA
- a CDS encoding permease yields MPDRTGLLAEPDGAAAQRDRRRYRPGALELLTAGLVVLLLGQRPLAALIEGNEAVQTGATIFVSIVVQALPFLVLGVLLSGAIAAFVPTSFWDKALPRRKVLAVPVASAAGVVLPGCECASVPVAGGLMAGGVTPAAALAFLLSAPAVNPVVLVSTYVAFPGNPQLVWARLIASLAVAMTMGWLWLRLGRERWLRIPRRDHLVGVNRRHTFRLTVTHDFLHAGGFLVVGGLTAAALNVVVPQQWLQALADKPLLSVLGLAALAVVLAICSEADAFVAASLTQFSLTARLAFLVVGPMVDVKLIVLQSGTFGRAFAARFAPATFVVAVGFSVLVGWWLLT; encoded by the coding sequence ATGCCGGATCGCACGGGGCTGCTGGCCGAGCCGGACGGCGCTGCCGCGCAGCGCGACCGGCGGCGCTACCGGCCAGGCGCGCTGGAACTGCTGACGGCGGGACTGGTCGTCCTGCTGCTCGGTCAGCGGCCGCTCGCCGCGTTGATCGAGGGCAACGAGGCGGTGCAGACCGGCGCGACGATCTTTGTCTCGATCGTGGTCCAGGCTCTGCCGTTCCTGGTGCTGGGAGTCCTGCTGTCCGGAGCCATCGCCGCGTTCGTGCCGACCTCGTTCTGGGACAAGGCGTTGCCGCGCCGCAAGGTCCTCGCCGTCCCGGTCGCCAGCGCCGCCGGCGTCGTGTTGCCCGGCTGTGAATGTGCCTCGGTCCCGGTCGCCGGCGGCCTCATGGCCGGCGGCGTCACGCCCGCGGCCGCGCTGGCGTTCCTGCTGTCCGCCCCGGCGGTCAACCCGGTTGTCCTCGTGTCGACGTACGTCGCCTTCCCCGGGAATCCGCAGCTGGTGTGGGCCAGGCTGATCGCGTCGCTGGCCGTCGCGATGACCATGGGGTGGCTCTGGCTGCGACTGGGCCGCGAACGCTGGTTGCGAATTCCGCGCCGCGACCACCTGGTCGGGGTCAACCGCCGTCATACGTTCCGGCTCACCGTGACTCACGACTTCCTGCACGCCGGTGGTTTCCTGGTCGTCGGCGGGCTGACCGCAGCTGCTCTCAACGTCGTCGTCCCGCAGCAGTGGCTGCAGGCGCTGGCCGACAAGCCGCTGCTGTCGGTACTCGGGCTGGCTGCACTGGCGGTCGTGCTGGCGATCTGTTCGGAGGCCGACGCATTCGTCGCGGCCAGTCTCACCCAGTTCTCCCTCACCGCCCGGCTGGCGTTCCTCGTGGTCGGTCCGATGGTCGACGTGAAGCTCATCGTGTTGCAGTCGGGGACCTTCGGCCGCGCGTTCGCGGCTCGCTTCGCCCCGGCGACGTTCGTGGTCGCCGTCGGGTTCAGCGTGCTGGTCGGGTGGTGGCTGCTGACGTGA
- a CDS encoding antibiotic biosynthesis monooxygenase: MIAVSRFVVTALDEPAFVEQAGVAVAALAARPGFVRAHVGRALDDPSAFLLQTQWSDVGSYRRALSSMDVKIAAVPLLSRALDEPSAYEILLAADGSGTVRSASDRAADAATVGLGALPPPSPDTRPAGSGGR; encoded by the coding sequence ATGATCGCCGTCAGCCGGTTCGTCGTGACCGCGCTCGACGAACCCGCGTTCGTCGAGCAAGCCGGCGTGGCGGTCGCCGCGTTGGCCGCCCGGCCGGGATTCGTCAGGGCGCACGTCGGACGGGCCCTGGACGACCCGTCCGCCTTCCTGCTGCAGACGCAGTGGTCGGATGTCGGGTCCTACCGTCGGGCGCTGTCGTCGATGGACGTGAAGATCGCGGCGGTGCCGCTGCTGTCGCGGGCCCTCGACGAGCCCTCGGCGTACGAGATCCTGTTGGCCGCCGACGGCTCCGGCACGGTCCGGTCCGCCAGCGACCGGGCTGCTGACGCCGCCACGGTCGGTCTCGGGGCCCTGCCGCCGCCGTCACCGGATACCCGCCCCGCCGGGTCGGGCGGACGGTAG
- a CDS encoding AI-2E family transporter, whose amino-acid sequence MRFLPRRRTAEPAPPVAQPSPAAEVADAAVPPVPTASSDQVQFVAFHPRWLRRATVLVLLLVVAWRVADWLFGQVSDFLFLLLLAWLISIALEPFVHAMARRGMRRGAATAIALFALLLLALAFFAVLGGLLFTQVSGLITSLPSLINDVVTWVNDTFHTTIDPQQITDQLNLTPEQIASLASNVAGGFFGIVTSIVGVAFNALTVLVFAFYFSADGPRLRQTIASWLPPRQQRVFVTVWEIAVVKAGGFVISRAGLAVLSAAFHALFFLLIDVPYWLPMGLFAGITSQFIPTIGTYLGIAVPALFAAFDDPIDVVWIVLFATVYQQVENYIFTPRVSRATMNIHPAIALGSVFVGAAIFGVLGALIGIPIAAAVIAVIETYGRRYDLVPELATVHEEVAAAASEASATATTTAPTGPD is encoded by the coding sequence ATGCGCTTCCTGCCGCGCCGGCGTACGGCGGAACCTGCCCCGCCCGTAGCGCAGCCGAGCCCGGCGGCCGAGGTCGCCGACGCCGCCGTCCCGCCGGTGCCGACCGCCAGTAGCGATCAGGTCCAGTTCGTGGCGTTCCACCCGCGTTGGCTCCGGCGTGCCACCGTGCTGGTGCTGCTGCTGGTCGTGGCGTGGCGGGTGGCGGACTGGCTGTTCGGCCAGGTGTCGGACTTCCTCTTCCTGCTGCTGCTGGCCTGGTTGATCTCCATCGCGTTGGAGCCGTTCGTCCATGCGATGGCACGGCGCGGCATGCGCCGGGGTGCGGCCACCGCCATCGCCCTGTTTGCCCTCCTGCTGCTGGCGCTGGCGTTCTTCGCGGTGCTCGGCGGGCTGCTCTTCACCCAGGTTTCCGGGCTCATCACGTCGCTGCCGTCGCTGATCAACGATGTCGTCACCTGGGTCAACGACACGTTCCACACCACGATCGACCCGCAACAGATCACCGACCAGCTCAATCTGACCCCGGAGCAGATCGCGAGCCTCGCCAGCAATGTCGCCGGCGGGTTCTTCGGAATCGTCACCTCGATCGTGGGGGTCGCGTTCAACGCGCTGACCGTGCTGGTGTTCGCCTTCTATTTCTCCGCCGACGGCCCTCGGTTGCGGCAGACGATCGCGTCCTGGTTGCCGCCGCGGCAGCAGCGCGTCTTCGTCACGGTATGGGAGATCGCCGTGGTCAAGGCCGGCGGCTTCGTCATCTCCCGGGCGGGCCTGGCCGTGCTGTCCGCGGCATTCCACGCGCTGTTCTTCCTGCTGATCGACGTGCCGTACTGGCTGCCCATGGGCCTGTTCGCGGGCATCACCAGCCAGTTCATCCCGACGATCGGGACCTATCTCGGTATCGCCGTACCCGCACTCTTCGCCGCCTTCGACGACCCGATCGACGTGGTCTGGATCGTGCTGTTCGCGACGGTGTACCAGCAGGTGGAGAACTACATCTTCACCCCGCGCGTCAGCCGCGCCACGATGAACATCCATCCGGCCATCGCGCTGGGCTCGGTCTTCGTCGGCGCCGCCATCTTCGGCGTCCTCGGCGCCCTGATCGGCATCCCGATCGCCGCGGCCGTCATCGCGGTGATCGAGACCTACGGCCGGCGCTACGACCTGGTCCCCGAACTCGCGACCGTGCACGAGGAGGTCGCCGCCGCGGCGAGCGAGGCGAGCGCCACGGCGACGACGACGGCGCCGACCGGCCCCGACTGA
- a CDS encoding metal ABC transporter permease — protein sequence MRNAALGGALVAVSAGLLGYFVILRQSAFAAHALAHIGFPGATGAVLVGIPVTVGLLVCCVAGALAIGALGRQVRTREIATGTILAFATGLGVLFATLSSRSSGTVTSVLFGNLLAISTGQLVVFAGFTVLLLAALAVIARPLAFASLDPAVAQARGVPVRALGVAFLVMLALVITMAIQVVGTLLLFALVVTPSATALMLTARPVRVVAGGVGISLGSVLVGLALAAMFDLPPSFFVVTIATVIWLVTLVATRERRTPPPGAAADGHHHHRTEPELGATA from the coding sequence ATGCGCAATGCCGCCCTTGGCGGCGCGCTGGTCGCCGTCAGCGCGGGCCTGCTCGGTTATTTCGTCATCCTGCGGCAGAGTGCGTTCGCCGCACACGCGCTGGCGCACATCGGTTTTCCCGGGGCAACCGGAGCGGTGCTGGTCGGCATACCGGTCACCGTCGGTTTGCTGGTCTGCTGTGTGGCCGGGGCGCTCGCGATCGGCGCGCTGGGACGGCAGGTGCGGACCCGCGAGATCGCGACGGGGACGATCCTCGCGTTCGCCACCGGGCTCGGCGTCCTGTTCGCGACGCTGTCCAGCCGCAGCAGCGGAACGGTGACCAGCGTGCTGTTCGGCAACCTGCTGGCGATCTCGACCGGTCAGCTCGTCGTGTTCGCCGGATTCACCGTGCTGCTGCTGGCCGCCCTGGCCGTCATCGCGCGGCCGCTCGCCTTCGCCTCGCTCGATCCGGCTGTGGCGCAGGCGCGGGGCGTCCCGGTACGCGCGCTCGGGGTCGCCTTCCTGGTCATGCTCGCCCTGGTCATCACCATGGCGATCCAGGTGGTGGGCACCCTGCTGCTGTTCGCACTCGTGGTCACCCCCAGTGCGACGGCGCTGATGCTCACCGCGCGGCCCGTCCGGGTAGTGGCCGGCGGCGTCGGGATCAGCCTCGGCTCAGTTCTGGTCGGACTGGCCCTGGCCGCGATGTTCGACCTGCCCCCCAGTTTCTTCGTCGTGACGATCGCGACGGTGATCTGGCTGGTGACACTCGTGGCGACCCGGGAACGCCGTACGCCGCCGCCCGGCGCGGCCGCCGACGGTCATCACCACCACCGGACCGAGCCGGAGCTGGGAGCCACCGCATGA
- a CDS encoding glycine--tRNA ligase: MPADRVDNVVNLSKRRGFVFPSSEIYGGTRSAWDYGPFGVELKENIRRQWWQAVVRGRDDVVGLDSAIILAPQVWTASGHVEAFVDPLTECKKCHRRWRADQLLEAYADKHGREPANGLADVTCANCGTKGQFTPPRDFNGMLRTHVGPVDDAAALHYLRPETAQGIFVNYQNVAGAARKKPPFGIGQTGKSFRNEITPGNFIFRTREFEQMEMEFFVKPGTDEQWHEYWLQQRWDWYLDLGLDPANLRFFEHPKEKLSHYSKRTVDIEYRFRFAGSEWAELEGIANRTDYDLTTHGAHSGVDLSYFDQEANERWVPYVIEPAAGLTRCVLAFLLDSYAEDEAPNAKGGIDKRTVLRLDPRLSPVKVAVLPLSRNADLSPKARDLAAALRRRWNVEFDDAGAIGRRYRRQDEIGTPFCVTVDFDTLTDEAVTVRERDSMSQQRIGLDAIEGWLATRLPGC, encoded by the coding sequence GTGCCCGCCGATCGCGTCGACAACGTCGTCAACCTCAGCAAGCGCCGGGGTTTCGTCTTCCCCTCCAGCGAGATCTACGGCGGGACGCGCTCGGCCTGGGACTACGGGCCGTTCGGCGTCGAACTGAAGGAGAACATCCGGCGGCAGTGGTGGCAGGCGGTTGTCCGTGGTCGCGACGACGTCGTGGGTCTGGACTCCGCGATCATCCTGGCGCCGCAGGTGTGGACCGCATCCGGCCACGTCGAGGCATTCGTCGACCCGCTCACCGAGTGCAAGAAGTGCCACCGGCGCTGGCGGGCCGATCAGCTGCTGGAGGCGTACGCCGACAAGCACGGCCGCGAACCGGCGAACGGCCTGGCCGACGTGACCTGCGCGAACTGCGGGACCAAAGGCCAGTTCACGCCGCCGCGAGACTTCAACGGGATGCTGCGTACCCACGTCGGCCCGGTCGACGACGCCGCCGCCTTGCACTACCTGCGACCCGAGACCGCCCAGGGCATCTTCGTCAACTACCAGAACGTCGCCGGTGCGGCACGCAAGAAGCCGCCGTTCGGGATCGGCCAGACCGGCAAGAGTTTCCGCAACGAGATCACCCCGGGCAACTTCATCTTCCGGACCCGCGAGTTCGAGCAGATGGAGATGGAGTTCTTCGTCAAGCCGGGGACCGACGAGCAGTGGCACGAGTACTGGCTGCAGCAGCGTTGGGACTGGTACCTCGACCTCGGCCTGGACCCGGCCAACCTCCGCTTCTTCGAGCACCCCAAGGAGAAGCTGTCGCACTACTCCAAGCGCACCGTGGACATCGAGTACCGCTTCCGGTTCGCCGGCTCGGAATGGGCTGAGCTGGAAGGGATCGCCAACCGCACCGACTATGACCTGACCACCCACGGTGCCCACTCCGGGGTCGACCTGTCCTACTTCGACCAGGAGGCCAACGAACGGTGGGTTCCGTACGTCATCGAACCTGCCGCAGGACTGACCCGGTGCGTGCTGGCCTTCCTGCTGGACTCGTACGCCGAGGACGAGGCGCCCAACGCCAAGGGGGGCATCGACAAGCGCACCGTGCTGCGGCTGGACCCCCGGCTGTCGCCGGTCAAGGTGGCGGTCCTGCCGTTGAGCCGCAACGCCGACCTGTCGCCGAAGGCCCGTGACCTCGCGGCGGCGTTGCGGCGCAGGTGGAACGTGGAGTTCGACGACGCCGGCGCGATCGGTCGTCGCTACCGGCGGCAGGACGAGATCGGCACCCCGTTCTGCGTGACCGTCGACTTCGATACCCTCACCGACGAGGCCGTCACCGTCCGGGAACGCGACTCCATGAGTCAGCAGCGCATCGGCCTCGACGCGATCGAGGGGTGGCTGGCGACCCGGCTGCCCGGGTGCTGA
- the dusB gene encoding tRNA dihydrouridine synthase DusB — protein sequence MAGVTNRAFRRLCRESGAGLYVSEMITSRALLERNAETMSMIEFDADEQPRSLQLYGVDPGVVGAAVRLVVSEDRADHVDLNFGCPVPKVTRKGGGSALPWKRDLFRAIVAAAVEAADGRVPVTVKLRMGVDADHLTYLEAGRTAAAEGVAWVALHARTAAQLYSGRADRTAIARLVTELAPTAVPVLGNGDIWTAGDALDMVAETGCAGVVVGRGCLGRPWLFGQLADAFAGRPIRPEPRLAEVLRVLRRHAELLCAQYGEQRGCRDLRKHMAWYLKGFSVRQQVRAALGTVSGLAELDQLLAQIDGDQDFPVAVAAGPRGRTSPPRDVVVPEGWLDTPELDEAAARVLRTAELAVSGG from the coding sequence ATGGCCGGTGTCACCAATCGGGCGTTCCGGCGGCTGTGCCGGGAATCCGGGGCCGGTCTCTACGTGTCGGAGATGATCACGTCGCGGGCGTTGCTGGAGCGCAACGCCGAGACGATGTCGATGATCGAGTTCGACGCCGACGAGCAGCCGCGCTCACTGCAGCTGTACGGCGTGGACCCGGGCGTCGTGGGAGCCGCGGTCCGGCTGGTGGTCAGTGAGGACCGCGCCGACCACGTGGATCTGAACTTCGGCTGCCCGGTGCCCAAGGTGACCCGCAAGGGCGGCGGCAGCGCGCTGCCGTGGAAGCGGGACCTGTTCCGCGCCATCGTGGCCGCCGCCGTCGAGGCTGCCGACGGCCGGGTACCGGTCACGGTGAAACTGCGGATGGGAGTGGACGCCGACCACCTCACCTACCTCGAGGCCGGCCGGACGGCTGCGGCTGAAGGTGTCGCCTGGGTGGCGCTGCATGCCCGGACAGCCGCGCAGCTGTACTCCGGGCGGGCCGATCGCACCGCGATAGCGCGGCTGGTGACCGAATTGGCGCCGACCGCCGTCCCGGTGCTCGGCAACGGCGACATCTGGACCGCTGGGGACGCGCTGGACATGGTCGCCGAGACCGGCTGCGCCGGGGTCGTCGTGGGCCGGGGTTGTCTGGGGCGGCCGTGGCTGTTCGGGCAGCTCGCCGACGCCTTCGCCGGCCGCCCGATCCGGCCGGAACCGCGGCTGGCCGAGGTGCTGCGAGTGCTGCGGCGGCATGCGGAACTGCTGTGCGCCCAGTACGGCGAGCAGCGTGGCTGCCGTGACCTGCGCAAGCACATGGCGTGGTACCTCAAGGGTTTCTCGGTGCGGCAGCAGGTTCGGGCTGCGCTCGGGACAGTTTCCGGGCTGGCGGAACTCGACCAGTTGCTGGCCCAGATCGATGGCGACCAGGACTTCCCGGTCGCTGTCGCGGCCGGGCCGCGGGGCCGCACCTCGCCGCCGCGCGACGTCGTCGTACCCGAGGGCTGGCTGGATACTCCCGAGCTCGACGAGGCCGCGGCTCGCGTCCTGCGCACGGCTGAACTGGCGGTCAGCGGCGGCTGA